Proteins found in one Halococcus agarilyticus genomic segment:
- a CDS encoding carbohydrate kinase family protein produces the protein MSSPAVVTVGSAVLDRCYTLSNLPEPDGGAFVREHTTAVGGVAANVASGLAALGRETGIVTRLGRDAADRIEADLRERGIDCTRVRTGPEESSYTLILRGPDGERMVVAGGQSVPNLRLDDADLAYAGGEVVFTSAYAPDPVVADLVAARERGAITTLVFDLAGPLAELEHRGTSPATIDRVLAVADLFVVGEVAARSYFGGGAEAALDALAARDVPRAAVTRGDEGALLLDDGTTIDVPAFEVAVEDTTGAGDVFTAGLVHAWLLDDSSPTAAGRFAAAGAALSCTAGGARGRLPTETDVRAFLDER, from the coding sequence ATGTCGTCGCCCGCAGTCGTCACGGTCGGCAGTGCGGTTCTCGACCGCTGCTATACGCTCTCGAACCTCCCCGAACCCGACGGCGGCGCGTTCGTCCGCGAGCACACCACCGCCGTCGGCGGCGTCGCCGCGAACGTCGCGTCGGGACTCGCCGCGCTCGGCCGAGAGACCGGAATCGTCACCAGGCTCGGGCGGGATGCCGCCGACCGGATCGAGGCCGACCTGCGGGAACGCGGAATCGACTGCACGCGGGTCCGCACCGGCCCCGAGGAGTCCTCGTACACGCTGATCCTCCGCGGGCCGGACGGCGAGCGGATGGTGGTCGCCGGCGGGCAGAGCGTGCCGAACCTCCGGCTCGACGACGCCGACCTCGCGTACGCCGGCGGCGAGGTGGTGTTCACGAGCGCCTACGCCCCCGATCCGGTCGTCGCCGACCTCGTGGCGGCCCGCGAGCGCGGGGCGATCACGACGCTCGTCTTCGATCTCGCCGGGCCGCTCGCCGAACTCGAACACCGGGGGACGTCACCCGCGACCATCGATCGGGTGCTCGCCGTCGCGGACCTGTTCGTGGTCGGCGAGGTCGCCGCACGCTCGTACTTCGGCGGTGGGGCCGAAGCGGCCCTCGATGCCCTCGCAGCCCGGGACGTTCCTCGCGCCGCCGTGACCCGTGGCGACGAGGGAGCACTCCTCCTCGACGACGGGACGACGATCGACGTTCCCGCCTTCGAGGTGGCCGTCGAGGACACGACGGGCGCAGGCGACGTCTTCACCGCGGGGCTGGTCCACGCGTGGTTGCTCGACGACTCCTCGCCGACGGCAGCGGGACGCTTTGCGGCTGCCGGGGCTGCGCTCAGCTGCACCGCCGGGGGCGCACGCGGTCGTCTCCCGACCGAAACCGACGTTCGGGCGTTTCTCGACGAGCGCTAG
- a CDS encoding SRPBCC family protein, which produces MNCPTKLAAGLSFERTPDGPRLVVSREIGAAPAVAWRLLTDTHRWPVWGPSVVGVACEGRFVQAGTCGHVRTVGGLELPFRVTECADRRWTWRVAGVPATGHRVEPLESGCRVAFEIPPLAAPYALVCRRGLATIERLARDATE; this is translated from the coding sequence GTGAACTGTCCCACGAAGCTCGCCGCCGGTCTTTCGTTCGAGCGCACGCCCGACGGGCCGCGGCTCGTCGTCTCGCGCGAGATCGGCGCGGCCCCCGCCGTCGCCTGGCGGCTGCTCACCGACACCCACCGGTGGCCAGTGTGGGGTCCGTCGGTCGTCGGCGTCGCGTGCGAGGGTCGGTTCGTACAGGCCGGAACGTGCGGTCACGTCCGCACCGTCGGCGGGCTCGAACTCCCCTTCCGGGTGACCGAGTGTGCCGATCGCCGCTGGACGTGGCGGGTCGCGGGCGTGCCGGCGACCGGCCACCGGGTCGAGCCCCTGGAAAGCGGCTGCCGCGTCGCGTTCGAGATCCCGCCCCTCGCGGCCCCGTACGCACTCGTCTGTCGGCGCGGGCTCGCGACCATCGAGCGACTCGCCCGGGACGCGACGGAGTGA
- a CDS encoding BtpA/SgcQ family protein, whose protein sequence is MDIFDTETAIIGMVHLPPLPGAPDFAGDRGAIRERVRRDAAALEAGGVDGIMLENFGDAPFYPDRVPRHTVADVAALAATLGECVSIPFGVNVLRNDVRSALGIAAATGGTFVRVNVHTGARVTDQGLIEGTAHETLRLRERLDADVAVLADLDVKHSAPLAERPLEESLGDLVERGGADGVVVSGAGTGESVDTDLLARVVDCRDDRGFDVPVLIGSGVTPATASDLLELADGAIVGTALKQGEETTSPVDEAAVERLVRAVP, encoded by the coding sequence ATGGACATCTTCGATACGGAGACCGCGATCATCGGCATGGTCCACCTCCCGCCGTTGCCTGGCGCGCCCGACTTTGCGGGAGATCGAGGTGCGATCCGCGAGCGAGTGCGGCGGGACGCTGCGGCGCTCGAAGCCGGCGGCGTCGACGGCATCATGCTCGAGAACTTCGGCGACGCCCCCTTCTACCCCGACCGGGTGCCCCGTCACACCGTCGCCGATGTCGCGGCGCTCGCCGCGACTCTCGGAGAATGCGTCTCGATCCCGTTCGGCGTGAACGTCCTCAGAAACGACGTGCGGAGCGCGCTGGGGATCGCGGCCGCCACAGGAGGAACGTTCGTCCGCGTGAACGTCCACACCGGGGCACGGGTGACCGACCAGGGACTGATCGAAGGGACGGCACACGAGACGCTGCGACTCCGCGAGCGACTCGACGCCGACGTCGCCGTTCTTGCGGATCTCGACGTGAAACACTCCGCGCCGCTCGCCGAACGCCCGCTCGAAGAATCGTTGGGAGACCTCGTCGAACGCGGCGGTGCCGACGGCGTCGTCGTGAGCGGGGCAGGGACGGGCGAGAGCGTCGATACCGATCTCCTCGCTCGGGTGGTCGACTGCCGCGACGATCGAGGGTTCGACGTCCCGGTCCTGATCGGGAGCGGCGTCACGCCCGCGACGGCCTCCGACCTCCTTGAACTCGCCGACGGGGCGATCGTCGGCACGGCGCTGAAACAGGGTGAGGAAACGACTTCTCCCGTCGACGAAGCGGCGGTCGAGCGGCTTGTCCGGGCAGTTCCCTAG
- a CDS encoding SRPBCC family protein: MPTFERETYVRAPFDEVWRFHSTLDGLEALTPRFMNLRVESSRGPNGEPGPDVLEAGAEADLTVRPGGVGPRQGWTTRIIERREEEGAGLFRDEMIDGPFRRWVHTHSFYADGGGTHVRDRVEYQLPFGDLGRLAGPFAVVGFEPMFRYRHRETKRRLE, encoded by the coding sequence ATGCCGACCTTCGAGCGCGAGACCTACGTGCGCGCACCGTTCGACGAAGTCTGGCGGTTTCACTCGACGCTCGACGGCCTCGAAGCGCTGACGCCTCGCTTCATGAACCTCCGGGTGGAGTCCTCGCGCGGGCCGAACGGCGAGCCCGGTCCCGACGTGCTGGAGGCGGGCGCGGAGGCCGACCTCACCGTGCGGCCAGGCGGCGTCGGTCCGCGCCAAGGCTGGACGACCAGGATCATCGAACGCAGGGAGGAAGAGGGGGCCGGCCTGTTCCGCGACGAGATGATCGACGGGCCGTTCCGGCGCTGGGTCCACACCCACAGTTTCTACGCCGACGGCGGCGGGACGCACGTCCGCGATCGGGTGGAGTACCAACTCCCGTTCGGCGATCTCGGGCGGCTGGCCGGCCCGTTCGCGGTCGTCGGCTTCGAGCCGATGTTCCGGTATCGCCACCGCGAGACAAAACGTCGGCTTGAATGA
- the thyX gene encoding FAD-dependent thymidylate synthase, translating to MDVRLLEATDDPERVICTGARNDYSEPFVGSQSFAETMATIDGETIEAKKRTLIGRLLDHGHFGPFEHPQATFAVEGVSRSCMAQLTRHRHVSFDVQSMRYVAFDEVDPDEVREGAMVVTPPSATDPDWVGRNQRGGGVDEATVEKRETVFRESVTSSVESYQELLDLGMAPEDARFVLPIGTEVNIVMSMNARMLMHVSDMRAAADSQWEIRDLTERVLDLAAEWCPITFAHYEEHMKGRKNRLAP from the coding sequence ATGGATGTCCGCCTGCTCGAAGCCACCGACGACCCCGAGCGCGTGATCTGCACAGGGGCGCGAAACGACTACTCCGAACCGTTCGTCGGGAGTCAGTCCTTCGCCGAGACGATGGCGACGATCGACGGCGAGACGATCGAGGCGAAAAAGCGCACCCTGATCGGTCGGCTCCTCGATCACGGTCACTTCGGCCCGTTCGAACACCCACAGGCCACGTTCGCGGTCGAGGGCGTGAGCCGATCGTGCATGGCCCAGCTCACCCGCCATCGCCACGTCTCCTTCGACGTCCAGTCGATGCGCTACGTCGCCTTCGACGAGGTCGATCCCGACGAGGTCCGCGAGGGTGCAATGGTCGTGACGCCACCCTCGGCCACCGACCCCGACTGGGTGGGGCGCAACCAGCGCGGCGGCGGGGTCGACGAGGCGACCGTCGAAAAGCGCGAGACAGTGTTTCGAGAGTCGGTCACGAGCTCGGTCGAGTCCTATCAGGAGCTCCTCGATCTCGGGATGGCTCCCGAGGACGCCCGGTTCGTCCTGCCGATCGGCACGGAGGTCAACATCGTGATGTCGATGAACGCCCGGATGTTGATGCATGTGAGCGATATGCGAGCGGCGGCGGACAGCCAGTGGGAGATCCGCGACCTCACCGAGCGGGTCCTCGATCTCGCCGCCGAGTGGTGTCCGATCACCTTTGCCCACTACGAGGAGCACATGAAGGGCCGGAAGAACCGGCTCGCACCGTGA
- a CDS encoding helix-turn-helix transcriptional regulator, which translates to MRWLSALGLAVVVLAGAMVVPLPAVASAQTVNGTGPSGPTDGQNAFNDTQFVVTVYENGSARWTHRYKQPLQNQTEVERFRAYANRFTSEETPLYADFRDRATALTEVGTNATGRSMTARGFSRSARVVPQPASTGVVETSFLWTNFSATTGGEIAIGDVFEGGIYLSSGASVEIRAGPDLSIAWDSVEPAPDASTNGSADGNDSATWFGERQFATGQPRVVFVEQSGVGMNGPPMLDGSMVWLAAALAVAVILGTVVVQRSDRSPFGGSQATAADERPAETATEDAPETSDGPSSAAATEPTVPDEELVSDEEVVRSLLDENGGRMRQSEIVAETDWSKSKVSMLLSEMAETGDLSKLRVGRENIVSLDGHEPEAAGSPFDEE; encoded by the coding sequence ATGAGGTGGCTGTCGGCGCTCGGTCTCGCTGTAGTGGTGTTGGCGGGGGCGATGGTCGTCCCCCTCCCAGCGGTGGCCAGCGCGCAGACGGTCAACGGGACGGGACCGTCGGGACCCACGGACGGCCAGAACGCGTTCAACGACACCCAGTTCGTGGTCACGGTGTACGAGAACGGGTCGGCGCGCTGGACCCATCGCTACAAGCAGCCCCTGCAAAACCAAACCGAAGTCGAGCGATTCCGGGCCTACGCCAACCGGTTCACGAGCGAGGAGACGCCGCTGTACGCCGACTTTCGCGATCGGGCGACGGCGTTGACCGAGGTGGGCACGAACGCGACCGGGCGCTCGATGACGGCACGCGGGTTCTCCCGCAGCGCGCGAGTCGTTCCCCAGCCGGCGTCGACGGGCGTCGTGGAGACGTCCTTCCTCTGGACCAACTTCTCGGCCACGACGGGCGGCGAGATCGCCATCGGCGACGTCTTCGAAGGGGGGATTTACCTCTCGTCGGGGGCGTCGGTCGAGATCCGGGCGGGCCCCGATCTGTCGATCGCGTGGGATTCGGTCGAACCAGCGCCCGACGCCTCGACCAACGGCTCGGCCGACGGGAACGACTCGGCAACGTGGTTCGGCGAGCGGCAGTTCGCCACCGGTCAGCCACGGGTCGTGTTCGTCGAGCAGTCGGGCGTCGGGATGAACGGCCCGCCGATGCTCGACGGATCGATGGTGTGGCTCGCGGCCGCGCTCGCGGTCGCCGTGATCCTCGGCACGGTGGTCGTCCAACGGTCCGATCGGTCCCCGTTCGGCGGGTCACAGGCCACGGCCGCCGACGAGCGACCGGCCGAGACCGCCACCGAAGACGCGCCCGAGACGTCCGACGGGCCATCGTCGGCAGCGGCCACCGAACCCACGGTCCCCGACGAGGAACTCGTGAGCGACGAGGAGGTGGTGCGCTCGCTGCTCGACGAGAACGGCGGGCGGATGCGCCAGAGCGAGATCGTCGCCGAAACCGACTGGTCGAAGTCGAAAGTCAGCATGCTGCTCTCGGAGATGGCCGAGACGGGCGACCTCAGCAAACTCCGGGTCGGTCGCGAGAACATCGTGAGCCTCGACGGGCACGAACCCGAGGCTGCGGGATCGCCGTTCGACGAGGAGTGA
- a CDS encoding type II secretion system F family protein, giving the protein MSHEAANAGYEGGSSTLGDRFYPLYRRLFNEDGDFVDDMERKIAEARMGDTVEMYLSRALAIGVITGALLWFVATLAGYAVVELFVTETPKLTDLRIFYGTALDVFEAIKIPLLVAVSGLVFGLVGFAFGFGALIAIPYFRASSRKREINMLLADSVSFMYALSIGGLNQLEIFEAMAEADDTYGEVAKEFESIYLETEYFDTDYRTAIRKQTARTPSEELGQFLTDMLSIIDSGGDMTDFLKDKKDKHLRTTKQEQSLVLETLELFGEMYITLSVFPLLLIIILVVMSMIGGSQTTLLYVTVYALIPLIAIGFMILVSTVQQDEVGDGYLRPDGVEGEWAGKSGLGRITDLGVVERYAGTHAVFDRIRDREGTYQTAKLLERPHLFFRDHPLAVLALTIPATIVLLGFAFASGAAPTSVEGFIARPISATVVWMYVPLYLNLLPLAVFYEWNVRSRRRITGKLSESLRKLSSANSTGLTLLESLRLVSDTSSGRLADEFRTMHAKVNYGTNLTTALVEFNNKYHIPRLARTVNVISHAQEASSQITEVLTTAARASENQDDLERERRSRARMQVAIIVMTFFTLLGVMAMLEVNFLGAMASTGQEASASSGSASGGAGGPASFGSNVDVDLMGMLFFHAVTIQGIMSGFIAGYIRSGDLLTGTKFAVVLPTVSLLVFAVI; this is encoded by the coding sequence GTGAGCCACGAGGCCGCGAACGCGGGGTACGAGGGTGGATCGAGCACGCTCGGCGATCGGTTCTACCCGCTCTACCGCCGGCTGTTCAACGAGGACGGCGACTTCGTCGACGACATGGAGCGGAAGATCGCGGAGGCGCGGATGGGCGACACCGTCGAGATGTACCTCTCGCGCGCGCTCGCGATCGGTGTCATCACCGGCGCGCTGCTGTGGTTCGTCGCCACCCTCGCCGGCTACGCCGTCGTGGAGCTGTTCGTCACCGAGACGCCGAAGCTGACCGATCTCCGGATCTTCTACGGCACGGCGCTCGACGTGTTCGAGGCGATCAAGATCCCGCTGCTCGTCGCGGTCTCGGGTCTCGTCTTCGGACTCGTCGGCTTCGCGTTCGGGTTCGGCGCGCTGATCGCGATCCCGTACTTCCGGGCGAGCTCTCGGAAACGCGAGATCAACATGCTGCTCGCGGACTCGGTCTCCTTTATGTACGCGCTCTCGATCGGCGGGCTGAACCAGCTCGAGATCTTCGAGGCGATGGCCGAGGCCGACGACACCTACGGCGAGGTCGCAAAGGAGTTCGAGAGCATCTATCTCGAAACCGAGTACTTCGACACCGACTATCGGACGGCGATCAGAAAGCAGACCGCGCGGACGCCGAGCGAGGAGCTGGGGCAGTTCCTCACGGACATGCTCTCGATCATCGACTCCGGCGGCGACATGACCGACTTCCTGAAGGACAAGAAGGACAAGCATCTCCGGACCACCAAACAGGAGCAGTCCCTCGTGCTCGAAACGCTCGAGCTCTTTGGCGAAATGTACATCACGCTCTCGGTGTTTCCGCTCCTGCTCATCATCATCCTCGTGGTGATGAGCATGATCGGTGGCTCCCAGACCACGCTGCTGTACGTCACCGTCTACGCGCTGATCCCGCTGATCGCGATCGGGTTCATGATCCTGGTCTCGACGGTCCAGCAGGACGAGGTCGGCGACGGCTACCTCCGCCCGGACGGCGTCGAGGGCGAGTGGGCCGGGAAATCGGGACTCGGGCGGATCACGGATCTCGGTGTCGTCGAGCGTTACGCCGGTACGCACGCCGTGTTCGATCGGATCCGGGATCGTGAGGGGACCTATCAGACGGCGAAGCTGCTCGAACGACCCCACCTGTTCTTCCGGGATCACCCGCTCGCGGTGCTCGCGCTCACGATCCCGGCGACGATCGTGCTGCTCGGGTTCGCGTTCGCCTCGGGTGCCGCGCCGACCTCGGTCGAGGGGTTCATCGCGAGACCGATCAGTGCCACCGTCGTGTGGATGTACGTGCCGCTGTATCTGAACCTCCTGCCGCTCGCGGTGTTCTACGAGTGGAACGTCCGGTCGCGCCGGCGGATCACCGGCAAGCTCTCCGAGAGCCTGCGGAAACTGTCGAGCGCGAACAGCACCGGACTCACGCTGCTGGAGTCCCTTCGATTGGTCTCGGACACCTCCTCGGGTCGGCTCGCCGACGAGTTCCGGACGATGCACGCGAAGGTGAACTACGGGACGAACCTGACCACGGCGCTGGTCGAGTTCAACAACAAGTATCACATCCCGCGGCTCGCCCGGACGGTCAACGTGATCAGTCACGCCCAGGAGGCCTCCAGCCAGATCACGGAGGTGCTCACCACGGCGGCGCGCGCGAGCGAGAACCAGGACGACCTCGAACGCGAGCGCCGGTCGCGCGCCCGGATGCAGGTCGCGATCATCGTGATGACCTTTTTCACGCTGCTCGGGGTGATGGCGATGCTGGAGGTCAACTTCCTCGGCGCGATGGCGAGCACGGGCCAGGAGGCGAGCGCGAGCAGCGGGTCGGCGAGCGGAGGTGCGGGTGGCCCGGCGAGCTTCGGGAGCAACGTCGACGTGGACCTGATGGGCATGCTCTTTTTCCACGCGGTGACGATCCAGGGGATCATGTCGGGGTTCATCGCGGGCTACATCCGGAGCGGCGACTTGCTGACCGGGACGAAGTTCGCGGTGGTCCTCCCGACGGTCTCGCTGCTGGTGTTTGCGGTGATCTAA
- a CDS encoding Ig-like domain-containing protein — MFEKITQRLERLHEDERGVSPVVGFVLIFALIMLVFTLYQADVVPAQNAEVEFKHSQEVAGDMEQLSAAVGSTGPDTVPQGVPVQLGVQYPDRALAINPGTPVGTIQTSETRTIEISGEDGSETLNTSFINYRPNYNRLNEETAYSIEHGMLIRDYSGPGDSRLDSSGVLFSGSDRIYLPLVTGDLQASEMSTVITPANVDNHTIDITSGDGELTLPTTLPEAGWDEILTDKSQVDGWMYSNSGSGVNQVTIELKNGTQLAVDKASVGDPDPDDDDLGLDPRITNASPTHPDVGSIQSNTELTAHTTDIFGSDLGDVDVEWSTNGSGGLSTASTTSNGNGNTTVSYNPNAGDIGSTVGVTASLPNVTGENSSVTFGLEYPERYIYRESPESPSVSVDEPETLAVSVQDEGDNPLSKVDVEASEDGAGSLNFTSSSTNESGETSFTYVPEDTDSGSTVTVEISLPNGSENGPVEYNLEFPSDEGPREGEKIDPGEVDGASLNTSAIARSRTHPSFKIGVPNDPDSDSGPNPIEITAFAIETKGALSGVTETERPHSDKTHNFFIYQTGLSKESETPLQLDGTVYNFTSEGAVTDSRVQLERFDSQGGVRLEGAVGSYSEADIVYWFILTDGTIRPVYFDATTGPPGRG, encoded by the coding sequence ATGTTCGAAAAAATCACACAGCGGTTGGAACGGCTGCACGAGGACGAGCGCGGCGTCTCACCGGTCGTGGGGTTCGTGTTGATCTTCGCGCTGATCATGCTGGTGTTCACGCTCTACCAGGCCGACGTGGTGCCGGCACAGAACGCTGAGGTCGAGTTCAAGCACAGCCAGGAGGTCGCGGGCGATATGGAGCAGTTGAGTGCTGCGGTCGGCTCTACCGGTCCAGATACCGTTCCACAAGGGGTGCCGGTCCAGCTCGGCGTCCAGTATCCCGACCGTGCTCTCGCGATCAATCCAGGAACGCCGGTCGGAACGATACAAACATCCGAAACACGCACCATCGAGATCTCGGGCGAGGATGGGTCCGAGACGCTCAACACTTCGTTCATCAACTACCGGCCGAACTACAACCGCCTGAACGAAGAAACGGCGTACTCCATCGAGCACGGCATGTTGATACGGGATTACTCGGGACCGGGCGACTCCCGCCTCGATTCGTCAGGCGTCCTCTTCTCGGGTTCCGATCGCATCTATCTCCCGTTGGTGACCGGCGATCTTCAGGCGAGCGAGATGTCGACGGTAATTACGCCGGCGAACGTCGACAATCATACCATCGACATTACGTCGGGCGACGGGGAGCTCACCCTCCCGACGACGCTCCCCGAGGCGGGCTGGGACGAGATACTCACGGATAAGAGCCAGGTCGACGGGTGGATGTATTCGAACTCCGGCTCCGGCGTCAATCAGGTCACGATTGAGTTGAAAAACGGCACCCAACTCGCTGTCGATAAGGCATCGGTCGGCGATCCGGACCCGGATGACGACGACCTCGGACTGGACCCTCGCATCACGAACGCCAGCCCGACCCATCCTGATGTGGGGTCCATCCAGAGCAATACCGAACTCACTGCCCACACGACGGACATATTCGGCAGCGATCTCGGCGATGTCGACGTGGAGTGGAGTACGAACGGTTCTGGAGGATTATCGACGGCCAGCACCACATCGAACGGGAACGGCAACACGACAGTTTCCTATAACCCGAACGCCGGCGATATCGGAAGCACGGTCGGGGTCACTGCGAGTCTCCCCAACGTGACTGGTGAGAACAGTTCCGTCACGTTCGGGTTGGAATACCCGGAACGGTACATCTACAGAGAATCGCCGGAATCTCCCTCGGTGTCTGTCGATGAACCAGAAACACTGGCTGTAAGCGTGCAAGATGAAGGGGACAACCCACTCTCTAAGGTTGATGTCGAAGCTAGCGAAGACGGTGCTGGGAGCTTGAACTTCACCAGCAGTTCTACGAACGAGTCTGGGGAGACTTCATTTACCTATGTTCCCGAAGATACCGACAGCGGGAGCACGGTAACAGTCGAAATCTCGCTTCCGAACGGGTCGGAAAACGGCCCCGTTGAATACAATCTAGAGTTCCCCAGCGATGAAGGACCTCGGGAAGGCGAAAAGATCGACCCTGGTGAAGTTGATGGGGCATCGCTTAATACATCCGCAATTGCACGGAGTAGAACCCATCCATCGTTCAAAATAGGGGTACCGAACGATCCGGACTCCGATTCCGGCCCCAACCCGATCGAGATTACTGCCTTCGCTATTGAGACAAAGGGGGCTCTCTCGGGAGTGACGGAAACAGAAAGACCTCACAGCGATAAAACACACAACTTCTTCATCTATCAGACGGGCCTCTCAAAGGAATCCGAGACTCCTCTTCAGTTGGATGGCACGGTGTACAACTTCACCTCAGAAGGAGCGGTGACTGATTCACGTGTGCAACTCGAACGGTTCGACTCACAAGGAGGTGTTCGCCTCGAAGGGGCTGTCGGTTCGTACTCCGAGGCCGACATCGTCTACTGGTTCATCCTCACAGATGGGACCATTCGTCCGGTCTACTTCGATGCTACCACAGGGCCGCCGGGTAGAGGCTAA